The following nucleotide sequence is from Corynebacterium hindlerae.
TTGCTTTGCAACGGCCCTTGTAGCTCAGTGGATAGAGCACGGCTCTCCTAAAGCCGGTGTCGGAGGTTCGATTCCTCTCAGGGGCGCTTTTGGGAAATTCGTAGTACTACCTGCGAAAATTCCTAAAACTAAGCGCCTAGCGTGATTACAAAGGGAAATCCCCGAAACATCTACAGTTTCGGGGATTTTTCATGTTGTTGTGGCGGCTCAAGTCACAATTTAAGGCTTCAAAACGTCGATTTTCGACACCTGACAACGACCTGTAGACCGCCAACCTGTGAAGGTTGAAACGGTCTGTCTAGGCGGCTTCACACTGCGGCGGAGCGTTGGCTTCTCTAATGTCTCCGAGGAACTCGTCTGAGAGTCGCCGGCCTCGTGGAGGTGTCGGAGGTTTTGGCTTCTCGTTGAAATTGACAACAAGCCTATGCAGGTAACGGCGAACAAGGCCCACGTTCACGCTGACACAACCGAGCGCAACAAAAACGGCGTTAGCAGTAAAACCTCTCACCATTCTTGTGGTCTGATCCGCAAGGCTCGCGTAACGACCGCCTTTCAGCAGGTCATTGCGGCTTTCGATGGTATTGCGACCACGGTAATAGATTGCAGCCCACCCAGACGTAGCCCAACGAGGCCCCTGCTGCGCGTATTTAGCTCCCATCTCGAAAGGAATGGACAGTGTACGCTGGCCCTTCAGCAACCCCTTTTAGCAGAGGCTTCGGTGGTAGGTCTGATTTCAACGCTTTCACGAGGCTGCATGGAGCGTCTGCAGGTACAGGAATACCTGGCACCTCGACAGTCGTGTAGCGACCGTAGGACGCGGCATTGTAGTAGACGACTGAACCATCCGGCTTCGTCGTCTTGAGACGCAGCCGGTAAGGGGCACGTGCGTCGATACGTGACTAAAAAAACCTATTCCGTGATAGTTCCAGCAGCGAAATCTATGCCCGCATTTTCAGATTCTTAGGCATGCATGCGAGGTACCAATGGCCGTCGATGAGCTCCGCGCCTTCATAGCTCAACTTCACACCCATAGAATCGACTCTTTGATCGCCCATCATCCTATAGCCGGCACGTCGCAGCGGCAAAGCCAGATTCTCTGGTTTTGAGTTCGGCAGATAAGCGCGGTCACCGATGAAATACCCCTTCGGGGGCTCGGCATCTTTGATGATGTGCGTGAGAGCATCGACGGCGCGTTTGCCGATGTTGTGGCCTGGCTTGTCGAGCGACATGCCAACAATCAGACTTGGCATGCCGTCATCGGTCGCAGGGAAAGTCATCGACGCGATAGTCGCCTCGTCGTACCGTTGTTCGCAGCCTTCAGCGGAGTACCGTCCACTGCAACAGAACCTTCCCAGCGGTCGAAATTCTCTTCACCAATCAGACGTGCAGCTGCCATGATGAGCCTCGAATTGAACAGCGTCAGTCGCTTCCTGCGCATCTCTATGAACTCTTTGTCACAAGACGCGACTGCTTCCGCGTACTCTTCTTTCGTCAAGCGTCTCTTGTAAGAGATTTCGGGATAGAGATCCATGAAACGCATGATGGAATGCCAGCTGAACCAGACCCTGTTGTACCAGCACTTACGCCCAACTTTGGACACGTAATCGTCACGATCACGAGATGGAAGCCCAAGATGTTTGAGAGCATTATCGGCGGCTCGGTCGGTGATGATTTGAGCAGCTTTTGTGAGGTGCATCGGCTGGTTATCAATTGCCAGCACCACCATAAGGATCAGCGTGGTACGGAGGGAAACAATGCGTGGCCGGCCACCTCGGGACGGGTCCTGACCATCTTCTTCAGCCCACAGTTCAAGCAGATCCATCACACCGGAATCATCTACGACATCGATGGCCGTCTTGAGTTTCGCTACGTCAACACGGTCGATGTACGCGAGTCCGACGTCTGCTGGTGTGCCGTCTGCACGGAGTGCTTGCCTATGGTGAAACACTGAAATTTCCCTCCTTCCTGTTTGTGAGTTGCTGAAATAGACCTACGCCTGACAGACGCGGCCTTGGGATCGGAGGTGGGTTATGCGGAAATGCGGGAAGTGTGAACTGGCTGGATCATTTTTATCGCCTTTCTGTGTCCGTGTAAGCTGCGGAGTTTCGTACTGTGACCCGCTATTGGTCGTTACATGAACCGCTATCTCCATTATGCTACCGTCCACACGGGAGAAATTCAATTTAATATCGAATTCTTTTTCGAAGTTAGGAATTCCAATTTGAATCGAGATTCCGGCCACTAGACTGAGTAGATGCCTGTTATGTCAGCACCTGTCGAGTTGTATCCCGAGTGGCCGAGACGTGAGTGCCGCCGAAATCAGGTTCACGAACGTGTTCGACTTGCAGCCCTTAAGCTGAAGGACTTCATCGACACCAGCACTGAGCTGGGAAGCATCAACAAGGTAGCCGACAAATGCAAGATGCCGCGAAGCACCGTCGGTGATTTTCTGGCAGGTAGGTGTTGGCCTTCCGCTCTGACAATCGCCCAGCTTGAAGTCGGCCTGAACATTGACCTCGGAGCCGGCGACACAGGTCTCCAGTACGAATTCACACTTGATGACCCGCCCACGATGGACGAGCTGTGTGACACGATCTTCGGAGACCTAGATAAATGACATGCTTTTATCGTCGTCGACACTGTGTCCTCTCTCGGGAAAAGTGTCACAAGATTCAGCGTTGAGGCAGGTCCAGCTACAAATCTTCTGGCCGGTACGTCGACAACAAAAGCCCCGTCACCCAGCTACAGGTGACGGGGGGATAAATGTTTGTACCTTATCTGCTTTGCAGACGCCACATCCACTTCCGGATCGCTACGTAGCCCGGGTACCACGGTTCATCAGGCTCGGAGAATTGTGCTCGATGCAGCAGCCGCGGCATCGTCATGATTTCCAGATACCTGCTCCATTCTTCACCTAGCTCTGGTACATCGTAAGGAAATTCGCTCAGGTCATTTGCTGTAATTCCGAAGCTGGCAATGAGTTTCTTGTCGTGCTCCCAGATCTTGATAGCAGTCTCCTACATCCACCGTGCAGCATCAATATAAGACTCAACGAGCTCACGATGATCAATGTCTTCGATACCCAAAAGGATCTCTGACGCCACCTCGTCGAAATCACGATTCTCGCGGTTCACCGTCTCAACGAACTTGTGATACTCCTCCGGAGCTTTGTCAGGATTTTCGACAAATTCGGTAATCACGAACACGGGTTTACCTGCGAGAACATCAACAACATTCTCCGTTGGGATACCGCGACACGGTATGTATTGCCGCCTTCTACATCCGATAATAAAGAGTCCTTCGACGTTGACTGGACCAGCCATTTTTCCTCCTTCAGTGTCAGGACACTCATCATGTACGGTGCGTATCCGCGCCGTCCAACCTTTTGGCCGTTGCATAACTCACGTTGATCCTCGACCTGCTCAAACGTGGTTTCAATCCAACACGAACACCCAGCCTCGCTGTACACTGTATGAACCACGTGGGCAGGAGGATGATATGGCAGGTGGCAGAAGACCAGCGAAGAATTTTGCAGCTGAGTACCCGGGTTGGCCGGACATCAAGGCTGCAGAAGTTGACGATGTCGATGACCGCCGGCTCCTGATTTTCGTCCACCGTCTCCGCGCAGCTGTACGCGATTTCGAGGATCGTGGATGGCTCACTTCACACCGCGACCTGGCTCGTCGTATCGGCACCGGACATGCAACGATTCTTCGCGTTTTGCGTGGTGACATGTGGCCTACGGCCGAGACGATTTCAAAGCTGGAGACTACGTTGGAGAGGGAGTTGTGGCCCCGACAGATTTCCGGTGCCCCAGACACCCGTCCCAACTCTCTGGACAGGTTCCTGTAACCGTATTGCCGTTAGACTGCATGGCCGGTAGCGTAAATATGGACCATTCAATGACCACAAGAAGCTCTCACCATGCTTGTCACCTCATACCGTCCTCGCGGAGTCCCCGATGACCAGTGGAACGCTGTCCGTGACATCGTGATCGAGGTTGGGAAAGTGTATCAGCACGCCCGCCCCGAGAAGCCTGTGCGCGGTTACATGCGTCCGATTGTTGGCCTTACGCTATTCTGCTGGTTGCAGGGTTACGATCTGAACCTTGAGACGGTGTTTGACTCCGGGTTAGTTGAGTATTTCGCCAACGAAAAATCTTCCGGCACCAAAGCATCTAAATCTTCGACACATGTCACTCTTCGCGATGTCGGTCGAGTCGTAAACTCGAACTGGGACGGGCACCGCGCTTACTCAACACCCCCTGCATCGAAGACCACGAAACCGTACACGGAGAAACAGCTGAGCCGTATTTACGACTGGTCGATCTCAGGCAACACTGCCACACAGACACGTGAGCGCAGTCTGATCTGGTCTCTTGGTCTTGGAGCGGGTCTGACCGCAGCTGAGATGTGCCAAGTCACGTGGGCAGACGTTTTTGTCGATGACGCAGGCGTCATTGTTCATGTAGCAGGTCGCGTGATCCCTGTTCTTGATCTGTATGCTGACCCGCTTCGAGAAAAACACGAGATCTCTGACGCTTTTGTTCTACGTCCTCGTGTGTCATCTCGCCGGCCTGATGATGTGGTCACGAGAACTCTCACCCGCTGCGAAGACTATAAGCTTCGTCCGTCTGTGCGTCAGATGCGGGTGACGTGGATCGTGGTTCGGCTACAAGCTGGGGTTCCTGATGCCTTGTTGTGTTCGGCTGCGGGGTTGCAGAGTCTCAAAAAGTACGAGGTGTACAGGCCGAAGTTGGAAGGCGATGCTGTGTTGAGGGCGCGCTCCTTGTCCCGCGAGAAGACGGAGTTCAAGGAACTACGTGCTGTGTAGCTCTTGAGCGGTCATTTCCTGAACCACACTCCCTTCTCAAATGTGACTCACTTCATACTGAAACCATGTTCCAGTTAGTTCCCAGCTCATCGACTATTTGACCACGTTTTTCAAGCTAAGCACTTGTCCATAGAAACAATTTTTCCCACTCAGCGGGATTATTTTCGTCCAGAATTACTGTATTGACCTCCTAGAATGGTTCATGAATTATCCATCTAGGAAGGAAAAGAGAACACATGTCTCGTTTCAGTCAGGATCCCAATCCATATGAGGATCCACAGCCGGAGAAGAAGCGCCGGTTGAAGAAGAACCGCGCACAGGAACCTCGCCAACGGGCTCCACGCGGCTTTGATCCACGCCAGCAGCAGGGTTACGACCCTCGCCAGCAACAACAAGGCTACGGCCCTCGTCAGCAGCAGGGTTACGATCCGCAGTATCAGCAGTACCAGCAGTACCCACCGCAGCAGATTGTCTATGAAAAGAAGAAGGGCATGCCTTGGTGGGCCAAGCTTCTCGTCGCTTTCGTAGTGCTCATTGGCATCCCACTTGCCATTTTCGCAGGATGCGCCGCACTGACAACCACTGCAATCGATGAGACTGCCAAAGACCTCGGCGGTGACAAGGCTGTGGCAGCAGACACGAATGCTCCAGCGCCTACTGAAAACGATGCAGGTATTCCGGAGTTCCAGTTAGGTCAGTCCGCAGTAATCAATGGCGTGACAGCTACCGTTCAAGATTTCACTCCACAGACAAACTTTGAAGGCAAGCCAGCTGTGTGTTCCAACGTGTCGTTCCAGAATGGAGCGGATCAGCCTTACAGCTTCGACTCCACAAACTTTAAGCTCAAGCAGCCTTCGGGGGTTACCCAGATGCCTGGCTACATTGGAGACCGTCCTAACGAGCTGAGCTACGGTGAGCTTGCGCCTGGCGGCAACGTTTCTGGCAAGGTTTGCTGGGATGTAGCTGAGGCAGCAGGTGAGATGGAGATTCAGCTGCAGTTTGACTGGCTCTTCTCTGATGGTCCTAAACTATCTGGAAGGCTACCCTCTAACCTGTATTTCCCTTTCCAAGCCCCTGTCCTTGTGACAGGGGTTTCCTTGTGACCGGCGCAGCTGTGACCTGTTAGAACAACATTCCTTCGTCAGCACCAGCTTCGTCAGGATAGAAGGATTCAGCCTTTGCAGGATCAAATGCAATGCCCGCTTCTGCTGCAATTTCCTGTGCTACGAGGTGAATCTCATCTCGGTCGCACGGCAGGTTGAACAGGTCGATTCGAGCTAAGAGCTTCTTGTTCAATGGTCGCTTGGAGTCCCAGAATACGAGAGACGAAATAAGTTTCTGACATTCGTGACTGCGAAGAATTGCCGTTGCCATCGCAGCCTCGGTTCCATCCTCGAAAGGCAGGAAGTAGCTGATGTCGTCGAGAACAACAGGCTTTCCTTCGATTGGTGCAATGAGCTGGAATTTTGCGTCCTTGTGCATGCCGGAACATGCGACCTTGAACGGTGCGAACGTGTACTCACCATGTCCAAATACGCTAAATCGTGGACGGTTCCGGTAGATCGAAGATTTCCTGCCGTCGAGTGCTTCAGCATGTTTCGTCAGGTACTCCCAGAGTTTCGGGGCGGTGTGTTCGAGGTGCTTGGTCTCTTCGCCAAAGTGCATCTGCGGAACGATGACCCATTTTGACAAGACAGTGTGTCGGCCACGGAAAATGTCGGTGCCCTTGAGTAGTGGGAACAGGTGCTTGTCCTCTACATCCACTGGCTCACCGTCTTTGGTGATAGGTGCAGGTGTGGCCTTGAGCTCGAATACCTTCGATGCGTCGTGCTTGAGTCCTGAGCGCCACTCGAAAGGACAAGTTCCATCCCCGGCCTTGGTGTCTACATAAGCGTCTACATCGGAGACGAGAACACCGTCAACTATTCCGAAACGGCGTACCGCTTCCGCAGTGTCATCGATGCTGGTGTAGATGTCTGCCACATAGGAGGCAGGAGTCTGTGGATCCACGACAGCCGTGAACCAACAAGCATCGACAGCAGCTCCAAAATGCTTTATGGCGTCAATTGGATAGATCGCCGACGAAGACAATGGAATGCCAACCTTGTGGGCTTGAACCAGTACGTTCCTCGCCACCTGCGTCTTGCACAGCATGCCAAGTGTGAACTTGTCTG
It contains:
- a CDS encoding DUF4352 domain-containing protein; translated protein: MSRFSQDPNPYEDPQPEKKRRLKKNRAQEPRQRAPRGFDPRQQQGYDPRQQQQGYGPRQQQGYDPQYQQYQQYPPQQIVYEKKKGMPWWAKLLVAFVVLIGIPLAIFAGCAALTTTAIDETAKDLGGDKAVAADTNAPAPTENDAGIPEFQLGQSAVINGVTATVQDFTPQTNFEGKPAVCSNVSFQNGADQPYSFDSTNFKLKQPSGVTQMPGYIGDRPNELSYGELAPGGNVSGKVCWDVAEAAGEMEIQLQFDWLFSDGPKLSGRLPSNLYFPFQAPVLVTGVSL
- a CDS encoding helix-turn-helix domain-containing protein, whose amino-acid sequence is MSAPVELYPEWPRRECRRNQVHERVRLAALKLKDFIDTSTELGSINKVADKCKMPRSTVGDFLAGRCWPSALTIAQLEVGLNIDLGAGDTGLQYEFTLDDPPTMDELCDTIFGDLDK
- a CDS encoding class I SAM-dependent methyltransferase — its product is MANNEFGDFQTPLPLAQRCLEVLGFPTDTPAQVLEPTCGVGSFLHAAQTLNPQSDRYGLEINEDYVKQAQQFANVRQTNIFTFDLRGLEWNDTPVFVIGNPPWVTASELQRMGSENLPKKENFKGVRGIDAMLGGSNFDVCEYIILKCLNELSSDKFTLGMLCKTQVARNVLVQAHKVGIPLSSSAIYPIDAIKHFGAAVDACWFTAVVDPQTPASYVADIYTSIDDTAEAVRRFGIVDGVLVSDVDAYVDTKAGDGTCPFEWRSGLKHDASKVFELKATPAPITKDGEPVDVEDKHLFPLLKGTDIFRGRHTVLSKWVIVPQMHFGEETKHLEHTAPKLWEYLTKHAEALDGRKSSIYRNRPRFSVFGHGEYTFAPFKVACSGMHKDAKFQLIAPIEGKPVVLDDISYFLPFEDGTEAAMATAILRSHECQKLISSLVFWDSKRPLNKKLLARIDLFNLPCDRDEIHLVAQEIAAEAGIAFDPAKAESFYPDEAGADEGMLF
- a CDS encoding helix-turn-helix domain-containing protein, which gives rise to MAGGRRPAKNFAAEYPGWPDIKAAEVDDVDDRRLLIFVHRLRAAVRDFEDRGWLTSHRDLARRIGTGHATILRVLRGDMWPTAETISKLETTLERELWPRQISGAPDTRPNSLDRFL
- a CDS encoding site-specific integrase, with protein sequence MLVTSYRPRGVPDDQWNAVRDIVIEVGKVYQHARPEKPVRGYMRPIVGLTLFCWLQGYDLNLETVFDSGLVEYFANEKSSGTKASKSSTHVTLRDVGRVVNSNWDGHRAYSTPPASKTTKPYTEKQLSRIYDWSISGNTATQTRERSLIWSLGLGAGLTAAEMCQVTWADVFVDDAGVIVHVAGRVIPVLDLYADPLREKHEISDAFVLRPRVSSRRPDDVVTRTLTRCEDYKLRPSVRQMRVTWIVVRLQAGVPDALLCSAAGLQSLKKYEVYRPKLEGDAVLRARSLSREKTEFKELRAV